Genomic window (Alteromonas pelagimontana):
AAATTTTTAATGCCGCGATGGTTCTTTATGCGCCAGATGCTGTTTCGAAGTTTGATCGCACTTTGCTGCGCCTGCTGCGGATTAATGATGGTGCCACTTGAACTGGTGCCTTTTTTAGGTCTGATACCTGCATTTTCCGTTCTAATTATGGCTGTTGGTATGGCTACTGATGATGGGGCGATAGCGTTGCTGGGGTTGTCACTGGCAATAACAGGGTTTGTTATGGGCGGGCAGCAGTTGTTATCACTGACCTGAATGGACAACCGTTTTTTGGGAAGCGGACATCAAGGCGTCGATGCCTGTTACCGGTACCGGACGCCCGTAAAAAAAGCCTTGGGCAATAAGGCAATTAAGTCGTTGAAGTGTTTCTGCCTGTTCTAGCGTTTCCACGCCTTCAGCAACGATACCAATGCCTAAGCTGCGACATAACGATACAATACCTTCAACTATTTTTTCATCTTTTGAGTCTGGGCGCAGCTCCTGAATAAATGACTTATCCAGTTTGACGGTATCGATATCCAGGTCTCGCAAGTAGGCGAACGAGCTCATGCCGGTGCCAAAGTCATCGATTGACGTTTTTATTCCTAATGACCTGAAAGATTTTATCATTTTTTTGCTAACGCCGATGTCGACCATTGTCGCACTTTCAGTGAGCTCAAATTCCAGCAATGAGGGAGTAATCGCAAAATGCGCGAGGAGTTGTTCCACAAAAGGGACGAATGCGCCGTCAATTAAATTGTAGGCAGATAAGTTGACAGACACGGGAATGGCGCGACCCTCATCCTCCCAGATTTTAATCTGACTTACGGCACTTTCCAGCGTGTAGCGGGTAAAAGCGTGAACAATTCCGCTTTGCTCGACCAAATCGATAAAGTAGCCGGGAGGCAGTAAACCTTCTTCAGGATGATTCCAGCGAACTACGGCTTCTACTCCCACTACACTGCCAGTGCTCATGACCACTTTGGGCTGGTAATACAGCTCAAATTGCTGCTGATGCAGGGCTGAACGCAGTTGGCTTCTTAACGTGACTTTGATTGTGCTGTTGTAGGCAAGACGGTCGTTATAAATCTGCACCCCCAAACGCAGCCGCTTTGCGCGGTGCATTGCATTTTCGGCATTTTTGATAAGGGTTTCTATCATACGCCCGTGTTCTGGCATAAGCACGACGCCAATGCTGCAGCCAATTTCGAATGCGCTGCTTCCCACGCGTAAAGGCTCTCGGCAGTCATACAAGATTTTAAATGCGCGGTCTTGTACTTCCTCGCGCTTCACATGGGGCAGCCACAACACAAACTCGTCGCTACGATAGCGAAATACCTGCATCTCTTTGCCTGCCAAATGGGTAAGGCGCTTCGCGTAAGCTTTGAGTAGCCGATCGCCCATATCATGGCCGAGAGCATCATTAATGTCTCTGAATCTATCTAAATCCAGTAAAAACAGAGCACCTTTATTTTCATCCTCTTCCTGTAATGCGAACAAGGCATTGCGGTTATATAGCTGCGTAAGATTATCCGTTAGCGCTAAACGCTCCAGCGCCTTACTGGCCTTTTCAAAGCGACGAGTAATAAATGCTG
Coding sequences:
- a CDS encoding putative bifunctional diguanylate cyclase/phosphodiesterase, whose product is MPDSLELIKNDNKLRKRLLLGSISLSLLVIAIFCYVGYGLMLEMEEDLEVQAFKDQFSDIEELILPQLSADNLPNKQVTLTGRDVAILTKDVVFVSVNDVTLLQPEKQFDVDNVLAALSDTGFFTFGDQNYFAHRAKLAGTDDTLFVVWEAIGLVQVSQQIISRLSVAAFLTFWLAVWSALIMSAFITRRFEKASKALERLALTDNLTQLYNRNALFALQEEDENKGALFLLDLDRFRDINDALGHDMGDRLLKAYAKRLTHLAGKEMQVFRYRSDEFVLWLPHVKREEVQDRAFKILYDCREPLRVGSSAFEIGCSIGVVLMPEHGRMIETLIKNAENAMHRAKRLRLGVQIYNDRLAYNSTIKVTLRSQLRSALHQQQFELYYQPKVVMSTGSVVGVEAVVRWNHPEEGLLPPGYFIDLVEQSGIVHAFTRYTLESAVSQIKIWEDEGRAIPVSVNLSAYNLIDGAFVPFVEQLLAHFAITPSLLEFELTESATMVDIGVSKKMIKSFRSLGIKTSIDDFGTGMSSFAYLRDLDIDTVKLDKSFIQELRPDSKDEKIVEGIVSLCRSLGIGIVAEGVETLEQAETLQRLNCLIAQGFFYGRPVPVTGIDALMSASQKTVVHSGQ